In one Echinicola marina genomic region, the following are encoded:
- a CDS encoding restriction endonuclease subunit S, with translation MRFPGFSGEWIEKRLQELFKEFKSGNGITSSDIKETGEFSVFGGNGFRGYTNTYTHDGFYLLIGRQGALCGNINRSYGRSYISEHAIAGMANNESDTEWLAQRLDYYNLNKLSESSAQPGLSVAKLLRFKLIVPKKKEQQKIATFLTTIDQRIETQNKIIEELKTFKLGLSNQIFLGKVKLTDFDEPWKRIQLKEVLVIPEKIKPSSIDKNKLLTVKLHLKGISRNDNSDTLSIGSTNYYVRKKGQLIYGKQNLFNGALAMVPEEYDGFLSSGDVPALDIIDSKIDPEFLFQYISRPSYYKRLESIASGSGSKRIHENNLLSQSIMVPSIKRQQKIATTLSAIDQKIDLESRLLELLKQQKLYFLQNIFI, from the coding sequence TTGAGATTTCCGGGCTTTAGTGGGGAGTGGATAGAAAAAAGACTTCAAGAATTATTTAAAGAATTTAAAAGCGGAAATGGGATTACATCATCTGATATAAAAGAAACTGGAGAATTTTCTGTTTTTGGCGGAAATGGCTTTCGAGGATATACTAATACCTATACTCATGATGGATTTTATTTATTAATAGGTAGGCAAGGAGCTCTATGTGGAAATATCAATCGATCATATGGTAGATCCTACATTTCAGAACACGCAATTGCCGGTATGGCAAATAATGAATCAGATACTGAATGGCTTGCTCAAAGATTGGACTATTATAATTTAAATAAACTCTCAGAATCTTCAGCTCAACCTGGGTTATCTGTAGCTAAATTACTTAGGTTTAAACTAATTGTTCCTAAAAAAAAAGAACAACAGAAAATCGCCACCTTCCTCACGACTATAGATCAACGTATCGAAACCCAAAACAAAATCATTGAGGAGTTAAAGACTTTTAAATTAGGACTAAGCAATCAAATATTTTTGGGAAAAGTAAAACTGACAGATTTTGATGAACCATGGAAACGAATTCAATTAAAAGAGGTGCTTGTCATTCCTGAAAAAATCAAACCTTCAAGCATTGACAAAAACAAGCTGCTAACAGTCAAACTCCACCTGAAGGGAATATCACGAAATGACAACTCTGACACACTATCAATTGGTTCGACCAACTATTATGTGCGAAAAAAAGGACAACTTATTTACGGGAAACAAAATCTATTCAATGGTGCATTAGCTATGGTACCCGAAGAATATGATGGTTTTCTCAGCTCTGGTGACGTCCCAGCATTGGACATTATTGATTCGAAAATAGATCCAGAGTTTCTATTTCAATATATCAGTAGGCCCTCCTATTATAAGCGCCTTGAATCAATAGCAAGTGGTTCAGGAAGTAAACGTATCCATGAGAATAATTTGCTTAGCCAAAGCATTATGGTTCCATCCATCAAAAGGCAGCAAAAAATTGCCACTACTTTATCCGCTATAGACCAAAAAATAGACCTTGAATCCAGGCTCCTAGAGCTACTGAAGCAACAAAAGCTGTACTTCTTGCAGAACATATTTATATAA
- a CDS encoding tyrosine-type recombinase/integrase, which produces MSKQMTISEVITLWKTDKRQYVKKSSFSAYVLLIENHILPEFGNECQLSESMVQDFVFRKLAQGLSQKTVKDVLIVLKMILKFGVKNQWLRDSPLDIRFPTEREKHHIEVLSKFQQKKIMQHIEQHFTFRNLGIYICLSTGLRIGEVCALTWEDVDTDMGIIRVSKSIQRIYTIENGIRKTELILDTPKTKNSIREIPISRDLLRLLKPIKKIMNPAFFVLTNEQKPTEPRTYRSYYQKFMEELNMAGLKFHGLRHSFATRCIESNCDYKTVSVLLGHSNISTTLNLYVHPNMEQKKKAIDKMAMALK; this is translated from the coding sequence ATGTCAAAACAAATGACCATTTCGGAAGTGATCACATTATGGAAAACCGACAAAAGGCAGTATGTAAAAAAGTCCAGCTTTTCGGCTTATGTCCTGCTGATCGAAAACCATATCCTTCCGGAATTTGGTAATGAATGTCAACTCAGTGAAAGTATGGTCCAGGATTTTGTTTTCCGAAAATTGGCCCAAGGACTCAGTCAGAAAACCGTAAAAGATGTGCTGATTGTTTTGAAAATGATACTCAAATTTGGGGTGAAAAACCAGTGGCTTAGAGATAGCCCATTGGATATCCGGTTTCCAACAGAACGAGAAAAACATCATATAGAAGTCCTGAGCAAATTCCAGCAGAAAAAGATCATGCAGCATATAGAGCAGCATTTTACTTTCAGGAATCTGGGCATCTATATTTGTTTGAGTACTGGCCTACGTATCGGTGAGGTCTGTGCCCTCACCTGGGAAGATGTTGATACTGATATGGGAATCATTCGTGTAAGCAAATCCATCCAGCGGATTTATACAATAGAAAATGGAATAAGGAAAACAGAACTGATATTGGATACGCCTAAAACGAAGAACTCCATCCGTGAGATCCCTATCAGTCGGGATTTATTGCGCTTGCTGAAACCCATCAAGAAAATCATGAACCCCGCTTTTTTCGTCCTTACCAATGAGCAAAAGCCTACTGAGCCGAGGACTTATAGAAGTTACTATCAGAAATTTATGGAAGAGTTAAATATGGCCGGGCTAAAGTTTCATGGTTTGCGTCACAGCTTCGCCACGCGCTGCATAGAAAGTAATTGTGATTATAAAACGGTGAGCGTTTTGCTGGGCCATTCGAATATTAGTACTACCCTTAATTTGTATGTTCATCCGAATATGGAGCAAAAGAAAAAAGCCATTGATAAAATGGCCATGGCCTTGAAGTAG
- a CDS encoding Abi family protein — MLYEKKPTTIDEQIELLLERGMVIKNVPLAKKYLSHVSYYRLVGYWYPMFADKETHEFKENSRFEDAISLYNFDHKLRMLLFDVIEKIEISLRTKMIYHLSHEFDPWWFQDSNLFINIPSLVKTLGNLEEEVERCKDIFMKEHKKKYKDDLRFPPSWKSLELTSLGGLSKLYGNLKPSVKSKDIIAGEYGAVNHTFLPSWLQSITQIRNYCAHHSRLWNKNLPGRPKLLSSPPHPWIEDLPKQHEFQKIYIHLCIMKYLLNTIQPNNSFTLRLAKLLEDFPTVDPNALGFKGNWKSEPLWS, encoded by the coding sequence ATGCTGTACGAAAAGAAACCTACTACCATTGATGAACAAATAGAACTTTTGTTGGAAAGGGGAATGGTCATCAAGAACGTTCCATTAGCAAAAAAGTACCTTAGCCATGTCAGTTATTACCGCTTGGTAGGATATTGGTACCCCATGTTTGCTGATAAAGAAACCCACGAGTTCAAGGAAAACAGCCGATTTGAAGATGCCATTTCCTTATATAATTTTGATCATAAACTTAGGATGCTGCTTTTTGATGTGATTGAAAAAATTGAAATCAGCTTGCGTACCAAAATGATCTACCATTTATCCCATGAATTTGACCCTTGGTGGTTCCAGGACAGCAACCTATTCATTAATATTCCTTCCTTAGTAAAAACACTTGGTAACTTGGAGGAGGAAGTAGAAAGATGCAAGGATATCTTTATGAAAGAACACAAGAAGAAATATAAAGATGACCTCAGGTTCCCCCCTTCCTGGAAAAGTTTAGAGCTTACAAGTTTAGGAGGCTTGTCCAAACTCTATGGAAATTTAAAACCTTCTGTAAAATCCAAGGATATCATTGCCGGAGAATATGGCGCGGTAAACCATACATTTCTCCCCAGTTGGCTTCAGTCCATTACCCAAATCAGGAATTATTGTGCCCATCATAGTCGCTTATGGAATAAAAATTTACCGGGAAGACCAAAGCTATTATCTTCACCACCACACCCATGGATTGAAGATCTACCTAAGCAACATGAATTCCAGAAAATATATATCCACCTGTGCATCATGAAGTACCTTTTGAATACCATCCAGCCCAACAATTCTTTTACCTTGAGGTTGGCCAAACTTCTGGAGGATTTCCCTACAGTGGATCCCAATGCATTAGGTTTTAAGGGAAATTGGAAAAGCGAACCTTTATGGTCTTAA
- a CDS encoding type I restriction endonuclease subunit R, whose amino-acid sequence MTTQPEQVLENNLIKQLQQLGYQKVMIPDEAALLSNLKAQLEKHNKTQLSEQEFTQILNYINKGSIYDRAKILRDRVPYVNAQNETKTIELINQVHWCQNEFQVAQQISIEGKYKNRYDVTILINGLPLVQVELKRRGLELKEAFKQIERYGIHSYGTGQGLFQFIQFFIISNGVNTKYYANTPIKDRQFKQTFYWADTHNRLITQLSAFADVFMEPCHLSKMITKYVVLNESNKSLMILRPYQFYATEAIIDRVKTTTKYGYIWHTTGSGKTLTSFKTSQILTNLPQVHKVVFVVDRKDLDYQTTKEFNSFSKGSIDGTNDTGTLVKQLAGDNKLIVTTIQKLNTAVTKKRFFQKLEALKDKRIVFIFDECHRSQFGKTHESIKNFFVNGQMFGFTGTPIFEENAGTNEYGKRTTTMLFQDCLHKYVITDAIRDENVLKFSIEYIQTFKRKDQVQDINVEAIDEAEVMEASPRLNNIVDYIITHHKRKTHNQRFTAIFCVPSVEVLIRYFVLFKKKAAEGQHDYKIATIFSYGANDELLGKDEQDNTDHYNISSRVSIAAEDAGPYGQATIKHPREFLDDFISDYNQTFGSNYSTKDSQTFYNYYQNIAKRVKNQEIDILLVVNMFLTGFDSKHLNTLYVDKNLQYHGLIQAYSRTNRILDERKSQGNIVCFRNLKKNTDNAIKLFSNIEAKDEIIMEPYEEYVKKFNELFIQLLQIAPTVNSVNDLKTEEDELAFIKAFRELMRVRNVLKTFTEFDHDDLSMTEQGFEDYKSKYLDLYDKSRSQNQKEKVSILDDIDFELELIHRDEVNVAYIVKLLSQLKDAKPEEREKQQKAIVDMVSGDTRLRSKLKLIEKFINENLPKVQDSDDVSDEFDAFWTKEKMQAIEDLSKEENLDMEKLQGVIGNYMFTEKRPMRDDVIGMMKKRPGLRERRTVAERVTDKVLGYVETFINGVSRA is encoded by the coding sequence ATGACCACACAGCCTGAACAGGTACTGGAAAATAACCTTATCAAGCAGTTGCAGCAACTGGGCTATCAGAAAGTGATGATTCCAGATGAAGCAGCTTTATTGAGCAATTTAAAAGCCCAGCTTGAAAAGCACAATAAGACCCAGCTAAGTGAGCAGGAGTTTACCCAAATCCTAAACTATATCAATAAAGGCAGTATCTATGACAGGGCCAAGATCCTGCGTGATCGGGTTCCCTATGTAAATGCCCAAAATGAAACCAAGACCATTGAGCTGATCAATCAGGTACACTGGTGCCAAAATGAATTTCAAGTGGCCCAGCAGATCAGCATAGAAGGAAAATACAAGAACCGCTATGATGTGACCATCCTGATCAATGGGCTTCCCCTGGTACAAGTGGAACTAAAGCGTAGGGGGCTGGAATTGAAAGAGGCCTTTAAACAGATAGAAAGGTATGGGATTCACTCCTATGGGACTGGCCAAGGCCTGTTTCAGTTTATCCAGTTTTTTATTATTAGCAATGGCGTCAATACCAAGTACTATGCGAATACTCCCATCAAAGACAGACAGTTCAAACAGACCTTTTACTGGGCAGACACACACAATAGACTGATCACGCAGCTTTCTGCCTTTGCGGATGTATTTATGGAGCCTTGTCACCTCTCCAAGATGATCACCAAGTACGTGGTGCTGAATGAATCCAATAAATCACTGATGATCTTAAGACCCTATCAGTTTTATGCCACAGAAGCTATCATTGATCGGGTAAAGACCACAACCAAATACGGTTATATATGGCATACCACGGGATCAGGTAAAACCTTGACCTCTTTTAAGACAAGTCAGATTTTGACCAACCTTCCACAGGTGCATAAGGTGGTCTTTGTGGTGGACAGGAAGGACTTGGACTACCAGACCACCAAGGAGTTTAACAGCTTTAGCAAAGGAAGTATAGACGGTACCAATGATACCGGAACCTTGGTAAAGCAATTGGCAGGCGATAATAAATTGATCGTCACTACCATTCAAAAACTCAATACAGCGGTCACCAAAAAGCGTTTTTTTCAAAAACTGGAAGCCCTAAAGGATAAGCGCATCGTTTTTATTTTTGATGAATGTCATCGCAGTCAGTTTGGCAAAACCCATGAAAGTATCAAAAACTTCTTTGTGAACGGGCAGATGTTTGGCTTTACAGGTACTCCGATCTTTGAAGAAAATGCTGGCACCAACGAATACGGTAAGCGGACGACCACCATGCTCTTTCAGGATTGCCTCCATAAGTATGTGATCACAGATGCCATACGGGATGAAAATGTATTGAAGTTTTCCATAGAATATATCCAGACCTTTAAGCGTAAGGATCAGGTTCAGGATATCAATGTAGAGGCTATTGATGAAGCGGAAGTGATGGAAGCCTCTCCGCGATTAAATAATATTGTTGATTATATCATTACCCATCATAAGCGAAAAACCCATAACCAACGTTTTACGGCCATCTTCTGTGTGCCCAGTGTGGAAGTATTGATCCGCTACTTTGTATTGTTCAAGAAAAAAGCTGCTGAAGGGCAGCATGATTATAAAATCGCCACGATCTTCTCCTATGGTGCCAATGATGAATTATTGGGCAAAGATGAACAGGATAATACCGATCATTACAATATCTCTTCAAGAGTGAGTATTGCGGCAGAAGATGCCGGACCTTATGGGCAAGCCACCATCAAGCACCCTCGGGAGTTTTTGGATGACTTTATCAGTGACTATAACCAGACCTTTGGGTCTAACTATAGTACCAAGGACAGCCAGACCTTTTATAATTATTACCAGAATATAGCCAAGAGGGTAAAAAACCAGGAAATTGACATTCTCTTGGTAGTGAATATGTTCCTGACAGGTTTTGATAGCAAGCACCTCAATACCCTCTATGTTGATAAGAACCTACAATACCATGGGTTAATACAAGCCTATTCCAGAACGAATCGAATACTTGACGAGCGCAAGTCCCAAGGGAATATCGTGTGCTTCCGAAACCTGAAGAAAAACACGGATAATGCCATAAAGCTTTTTTCCAATATTGAGGCCAAGGATGAAATCATTATGGAGCCCTACGAGGAATATGTAAAGAAGTTCAATGAGCTATTTATCCAACTGCTCCAAATCGCTCCTACGGTCAATAGTGTGAATGATTTGAAAACCGAGGAGGATGAGCTGGCTTTTATCAAGGCTTTTAGGGAATTGATGAGGGTAAGGAATGTGTTGAAGACCTTTACGGAGTTTGACCATGATGATCTTTCCATGACCGAGCAAGGTTTTGAAGATTATAAAAGCAAGTACTTGGACTTGTATGATAAGTCACGAAGCCAAAACCAAAAGGAGAAAGTCTCCATATTGGATGATATTGATTTTGAGCTGGAGCTGATCCATCGGGACGAGGTGAATGTAGCCTATATCGTTAAGCTGCTAAGTCAGCTAAAAGATGCCAAACCAGAAGAAAGGGAAAAGCAGCAGAAAGCCATTGTGGATATGGTTTCCGGAGATACGCGGCTAAGAAGTAAGCTCAAGCTGATAGAGAAGTTTATCAATGAAAACCTTCCCAAGGTGCAGGATTCCGATGATGTATCGGATGAATTTGATGCTTTCTGGACCAAGGAGAAGATGCAGGCCATTGAGGACTTGAGCAAGGAGGAAAACTTGGATATGGAAAAGTTGCAGGGTGTTATTGGTAATTATATGTTTACAGAAAAGCGGCCTATGCGGGATGATGTAATAGGAATGATGAAAAAACGGCCTGGATTAAGGGAGCGACGTACCGTTGCTGAACGGGTTACCGATAAGGTGTTGGGCTACGTAGAGACCTTTATCAATGGGGTAAGTCGGGCTTAA
- a CDS encoding winged helix-turn-helix domain-containing protein produces MNKFKEAALQILTEHRSSLHYKEITKRALKQGILITEGKTPESSMNAQLITDINSKGGTSAFIKTGPGTYGLNPNPSVPVKKEEVKSLAPKKKEKVQGGFIGKAGEHYVTAELLFRGYNASIMSVDVGMDIIATKDNKLFSLQVKTSNLNSQNSYIFDMRKVALERGYAGNVFYVFVMIHPHRHKSVVILPANKVDELVHTNAIKDIKLHDRFRVTLKIRNERLFIGTLDNEIGYYWENWEIIK; encoded by the coding sequence ATGAATAAATTTAAAGAAGCAGCACTACAGATTTTGACAGAGCATAGATCTTCCCTTCATTATAAGGAAATCACCAAAAGGGCATTGAAACAAGGGATATTGATCACTGAAGGCAAAACGCCAGAATCTTCCATGAATGCCCAGTTGATCACCGATATCAATTCCAAAGGTGGGACATCCGCATTTATCAAAACAGGACCTGGTACTTATGGTTTAAATCCTAACCCATCAGTTCCTGTAAAAAAGGAAGAGGTAAAATCATTGGCTCCTAAAAAGAAGGAGAAGGTACAGGGAGGATTTATCGGCAAGGCCGGAGAGCACTATGTAACCGCTGAGCTGTTATTCCGCGGATATAATGCCAGTATCATGAGTGTGGACGTGGGGATGGATATCATCGCAACCAAGGACAATAAACTGTTTAGCCTTCAGGTAAAGACATCGAATCTAAATTCCCAGAACTCATATATTTTTGATATGCGTAAGGTAGCGCTTGAGCGGGGTTATGCAGGGAATGTATTTTATGTTTTCGTAATGATCCATCCACACAGACATAAATCTGTGGTCATCCTACCAGCAAATAAAGTAGATGAGTTGGTCCATACCAATGCCATCAAAGATATCAAGTTACATGATCGCTTTAGGGTCACACTCAAAATCAGGAATGAGAGGCTCTTCATTGGGACCTTGGATAATGAGATTGGTTATTATTGGGAAAATTGGGAGATTATTAAGTGA
- the recR gene encoding recombination mediator RecR, with protein sequence MNFPSKLIEDAVNEISRLPGIGKKTALRLTLHLLKQPEVISDSLTEAISKLRKNTKYCKLCHNISDQEICSICQGARRDKGLICVVEDIPDVLAIENTSQYNGLYHVLGGVLSPIQGIGPEELKIESLLYRIDHPHGEEPVTEVILALPSTMEGDTTAFYITRKLKEKGVKVSTIARGIPIGGELEYTDEVTLGRSILTRVNYSAD encoded by the coding sequence GTGAACTTCCCTTCAAAACTTATAGAAGATGCGGTCAATGAAATCAGCCGTCTTCCAGGTATCGGTAAAAAAACTGCCCTTAGGCTGACTTTACACTTACTAAAACAGCCAGAAGTAATTTCGGACAGCTTGACAGAAGCCATCTCCAAACTTCGAAAGAACACCAAATACTGTAAGCTTTGTCATAATATTTCCGATCAGGAGATTTGCAGCATATGCCAGGGAGCGAGAAGGGACAAAGGGCTTATCTGCGTGGTAGAAGACATTCCCGATGTTTTGGCGATTGAAAACACATCCCAATATAACGGCCTTTACCATGTTTTGGGCGGCGTACTTTCCCCTATCCAAGGAATTGGTCCAGAAGAACTTAAAATTGAATCTTTATTATACCGTATTGACCATCCCCATGGTGAAGAACCGGTAACAGAGGTAATATTGGCACTTCCATCCACCATGGAAGGTGATACCACTGCTTTTTACATCACCAGAAAACTCAAAGAAAAAGGCGTCAAAGTAAGCACGATTGCCAGGGGCATCCCCATTGGCGGTGAGCTGGAATATACTGATGAGGTCACTTTGGGCAGAAGCATCCTTACCCGAGTCAACTACTCTGCAGATTAA
- a CDS encoding ATP-dependent Clp protease adaptor ClpS has protein sequence MSMQPLEHTVEEEIEILLEDLVDTEEHDLVVFNDDINTFEHVTKVLIKVCKHSQEQAEQCTMIIHYKGKCAVKKGSRNQLKPMCQSILDAGIQAAIV, from the coding sequence ATGAGCATGCAACCATTAGAACATACTGTAGAAGAAGAAATTGAAATCTTACTGGAAGATTTGGTCGACACTGAAGAGCATGACTTGGTGGTTTTCAATGATGACATCAACACCTTTGAACATGTGACCAAGGTGTTGATCAAAGTCTGCAAGCACAGTCAGGAACAGGCCGAGCAGTGCACTATGATCATTCATTATAAGGGCAAATGCGCTGTAAAAAAAGGCAGCAGGAATCAATTGAAGCCAATGTGCCAATCCATTTTGGATGCAGGCATTCAGGCGGCCATCGTCTAA
- a CDS encoding sodium:solute symporter, with protein sequence MDSNVILLVITSYFLLLFIISWMTSRKLSEETFFTGDRQSPWFLVAFGMIGASLSGVTFISVPGEVGSSNFYYFQVVLGYTLGYFTVAKVLLPLYYRLNLVSIYSYLEDRFGFWSYKTGAFYFILSRTLGSSIRVFLVAGVLQLILFDDWGIPFWGSVLITVSLIWLYTHRGGIKTVVWTDTLQTLFMLLAVGTSIYLISRDLGISGVGELLGSAMEDSRSQIFDWDWKSGSNFFKQFASGAFIVIVMTGLDQDMMQKNLTCRNIGEAQKNMFWFTIILVIVNFFFLVLGVLLYQYCAVNGINLPERTDDLYPMLATQHFSVFAGTVFVLGIIAAAYSSADSTLTALTTSFCYDFLEIERKYPKKQQVGIRKKVHLAFTALMFLVILAFRWINDQSVINAVFTIAGYTYGPLLGLYSFGLFTKREVKDKVVPFIAVLAPLIAYILSANSKEWFWGYQFGFEVLILNGGLMFLGLFLWSKKKRRNF encoded by the coding sequence ATGGATTCAAATGTAATACTCCTGGTCATAACATCCTACTTCCTGTTGTTGTTCATCATTTCGTGGATGACCTCCAGAAAACTTTCAGAAGAAACATTTTTTACCGGAGATAGGCAGTCACCATGGTTTTTGGTGGCATTTGGGATGATTGGGGCTTCCCTTTCTGGTGTGACCTTTATTTCTGTGCCCGGGGAGGTGGGGAGCAGTAATTTCTATTATTTTCAGGTGGTCTTGGGCTATACTTTGGGCTATTTTACTGTGGCAAAGGTGCTGCTGCCACTATATTATCGCCTGAACCTGGTATCGATCTATTCTTATCTGGAGGATAGGTTTGGCTTTTGGTCCTATAAAACGGGGGCATTTTATTTTATCCTTTCCAGGACACTAGGTTCTTCTATCAGGGTGTTTTTGGTAGCCGGCGTCTTGCAGCTGATTCTTTTTGATGATTGGGGGATTCCTTTTTGGGGTTCGGTGCTGATCACGGTTTCCTTGATATGGCTCTATACGCATAGGGGAGGAATCAAAACCGTAGTTTGGACGGATACTTTGCAGACTTTATTTATGCTTTTGGCAGTAGGGACCAGTATTTATTTGATCTCTAGGGACCTGGGCATATCTGGTGTGGGAGAACTGCTGGGGAGTGCCATGGAGGATTCCCGCTCCCAAATCTTTGATTGGGATTGGAAATCAGGAAGCAACTTTTTCAAGCAATTTGCTTCAGGGGCATTTATAGTTATTGTGATGACGGGATTGGATCAGGATATGATGCAGAAGAACCTTACCTGTAGGAATATTGGTGAAGCGCAGAAGAATATGTTTTGGTTTACCATCATCTTGGTGATTGTGAACTTTTTCTTTTTGGTGCTGGGCGTACTGCTTTATCAATATTGTGCGGTGAATGGAATTAACCTTCCGGAAAGAACAGATGACCTGTATCCTATGCTGGCGACCCAGCATTTTAGTGTGTTTGCAGGAACGGTATTTGTCCTTGGGATCATTGCTGCGGCTTATTCTAGTGCTGATTCTACTTTGACGGCTTTGACGACTTCTTTTTGTTATGATTTTTTGGAGATTGAGCGGAAGTATCCCAAAAAGCAACAGGTGGGGATCAGGAAAAAAGTCCATCTGGCCTTTACGGCTTTGATGTTTTTGGTCATACTTGCCTTTAGGTGGATCAATGACCAAAGTGTGATCAATGCGGTATTTACCATTGCGGGTTATACCTATGGCCCGCTTTTGGGCTTGTATAGTTTTGGTTTATTTACCAAAAGGGAGGTGAAAGATAAAGTAGTCCCTTTTATAGCTGTGCTGGCACCCTTGATCGCTTATATATTAAGTGCCAACTCTAAGGAGTGGTTTTGGGGGTATCAGTTTGGTTTTGAGGTGCTCATCCTGAACGGTGGGCTGATGTTTTTGGGGCTGTTCTTATGGAGCAAAAAAAAGAGGAGAAATTTTTAA
- a CDS encoding helix-turn-helix domain-containing protein → MERGLKQHIAENLRKYRVLRGFTQEYIADYLGKKDYTAYSRYEQGRSNLKMDDAIKLSELYEVEVQDLINGSPGINQKKEGDRSYENGLSLMVKLDGSQATLDNQLRRLKKVNLLIERGEI, encoded by the coding sequence ATGGAAAGAGGACTAAAACAACACATTGCTGAGAACCTTAGGAAATACAGGGTACTCAGAGGATTCACTCAGGAATACATTGCCGACTATTTGGGTAAAAAAGATTATACCGCTTATTCCAGATACGAGCAAGGACGTTCAAACTTGAAAATGGATGATGCCATAAAATTATCCGAGCTCTACGAAGTAGAAGTACAGGATCTTATCAACGGCTCACCGGGCATCAACCAGAAAAAAGAAGGTGATAGAAGCTATGAAAACGGCTTATCCCTTATGGTCAAATTGGACGGTAGCCAAGCGACCTTGGACAACCAACTAAGGAGATTGAAAAAAGTGAATTTATTAATCGAAAGAGGAGAAATTTAA
- a CDS encoding MGMT family protein: MKTDKENFFDLVYQVVRLIPKGRATSYGAIANYLGAKGSARTVGYAMNACHGMEDVPAHRVVNRQGLLTGKHHFCPPEKMQELLEAEGLTINGDKIQNFKDIFWDPNIELAL; encoded by the coding sequence GTGAAAACTGATAAAGAAAACTTCTTTGACCTGGTCTACCAAGTGGTCAGATTAATCCCAAAAGGACGGGCCACTTCCTATGGCGCCATCGCCAATTACCTTGGGGCAAAAGGCAGTGCCCGAACGGTAGGCTATGCCATGAATGCCTGCCACGGCATGGAGGATGTCCCTGCCCACCGTGTAGTCAACCGACAAGGCCTCCTTACCGGCAAGCATCACTTTTGCCCACCGGAGAAAATGCAGGAACTACTCGAGGCTGAAGGACTGACCATCAATGGGGATAAAATCCAAAATTTTAAAGACATTTTCTGGGATCCTAATATAGAATTGGCACTATAA
- a CDS encoding mechanosensitive ion channel family protein produces MSTEKTEIKEREKHKRLLFIFKLIAFILIKVFESPITNFLGLFFTNYMDPLRAVTFLLSSNIIISLGRIITVRFYLRRKEKDPFRSNFVLGINHIASILNVAALLISLLFLFGISPITFFTSITIVAAAIALLSKDYITNMINGLIIMFSDQLSLGDMIKIGDQQGRIRDVTLLNMVLINEDADIVMIPNSTILTSQVINYSKQHHKKLSFEFEMKINHSLEVNQIEARLKTAITAYNKVINMDSFTLKIMEIMKEAIKFKCQLMMTSTDKTKEKEIRRLINQTIIEIAREN; encoded by the coding sequence ATGTCAACAGAAAAAACAGAAATTAAGGAAAGAGAAAAGCACAAAAGACTGCTCTTTATATTCAAGCTTATTGCCTTTATACTGATCAAGGTCTTTGAAAGCCCGATCACCAATTTTCTGGGATTATTCTTCACCAATTATATGGACCCACTGCGGGCAGTGACATTTTTACTGAGCAGCAATATCATCATTTCATTGGGCAGGATCATTACCGTACGCTTTTATCTTCGAAGAAAAGAAAAAGATCCCTTTAGGAGCAATTTTGTCCTGGGCATCAACCATATCGCCAGTATACTGAATGTGGCCGCTTTATTAATATCCCTTCTGTTTCTATTCGGAATTAGCCCCATCACCTTTTTCACCAGTATCACCATTGTCGCGGCTGCCATTGCCCTGCTCTCCAAGGACTATATCACCAATATGATCAATGGGCTGATCATCATGTTTTCTGACCAGCTCTCCCTGGGCGATATGATCAAAATCGGAGACCAACAGGGAAGGATCCGAGACGTCACCCTACTCAATATGGTACTCATCAATGAGGATGCGGATATCGTCATGATTCCCAACAGCACCATTCTCACCTCACAAGTGATCAATTATTCCAAACAACACCACAAAAAACTGAGCTTTGAATTCGAAATGAAAATCAACCATTCGCTGGAGGTCAACCAAATTGAAGCTCGCCTGAAGACCGCTATCACTGCTTATAACAAGGTCATCAATATGGACAGCTTTACCTTAAAGATCATGGAAATCATGAAGGAAGCCATTAAATTCAAATGCCAATTGATGATGACCAGCACCGACAAAACCAAAGAAAAAGAAATCAGAAGATTGATCAACCAAACCATCATAGAAATAGCCCGTGAAAACTGA